The sequence GCTTTGTTTTCGGTTGAGGCGAAAACCTTAAGGAAGGTCCTACAGGTCGGGCACAATTTCGTTTTGTGCTTGCGCTATCGATGTCCAAGACATCAGGCTATCTACGAAAGAGATGGTCTCTGACTATGCGTTGTATTCGCTTACCTCTAAATGTAGCTTAGGTTTTGATTCAtaaaattttaattcaaatttATAAATTGCGAAGGTAGTTTGGATCACGTGCCTACTACCATCTCTAAAGTATAGTTTAGCCTACTCAGATACTTTTAGCTTAGCTTTCGACAAAATAACTTTACAATACATCGCCAAGCTTTAAACGTATCTTAGAAAACTCTACGGAATCGTCAATCGAATACCTAAAATTTTTGAAATAGTATTTGAATAAAGTGCTGTTTTTGGCAATACGACACTCATTTGTTCATTGGTCATCTTAAAGTATTGTAGGGGTGTCGGAGCCCCTCTTGTTTCTTTTCCTATGTCTGTATACAGTTTCTGGAAAGCTGGAGAGTCACGGAAAGCTGGAGAGTCACGGAAAGCTGGAGAGTCACGGAAAGCAtgggaatttgaaatttttgactGACTAAAGGATGCCATCGCTCTTTTTGATGGTTTTTTTACTGTAGTTTTTGTCTACGTGTAAGGAATAAGGCTTCATTCCATGAATTCACAATGCACTCATCAAATTAAAGAGGATGCAATGTCAATGAGTACATACACATAACATTTAAAAGAATAATCAGTCTCGAACTCCACAACCAAGTGCGAAAGAGCAAATAGTTCACAGGGTTGTATTTGTGGCAGTTAACGCCCCCTCGGTGTCGTCGAGAAAATTTGTTTATGACCAAAAAGCGTTAATACGATCCTGGTGGTGATTTACATTTCCGAAATTTCTGTCCGTCCGGCTTTTTGCGGTTAGATTAGACTATACCGCCTTTGAAGCTCTGTACTCGACTGTTTCCTTGAATTATGTCCGCAAATATTGTTCAAGTGCCACCTTCAGATTGGCACGTCGTGCAATCTGTTTTCGCAGATGTGATGCTAATGAAGTGGCCGACGTATACACACGCGATTGTCAGCTTTGCAATTCATTCATGGCCACGTCATCTTAAACCAGACATAGTCCTGCTTACTCTTATGATGTAAATTTATGAGCCAAATTTTAAACTTCCCTTTCTTCCCTGGCTTTACTTGAGCATGTAGTCCCGGGCCATCAGATGCTCGGCTCCGGCAACTTCCGGTACGAAATAGCGTCACTTCCTTTCCCACCTCCACCTCCGCCCACGTGGTGCTCGGGAGGATTTGCGCAGTGAGTAACGGAAACAGAGACGTTCATACACTCCATCGCCGCGCTCGAATCCGATTCGAACTTCATTTCCACCTTCGATATCTGCGAGTGGAAACTTGATCTCAACTCCGAAGGATCTCTGATGGAAGACATAGCTGTGTCGTGTAtgaatgttgtttttgttgatacGAGGTGCTCCCTGCTGTCGCCGAAGGGGGAATTGGTCACGTCGATGAAGGAACAAATTGCACCCATTGAGTCTGAATAGAGAAAGAACATATCTAAAATTCCCTATGAATAACTTAAGTCTGGCATGTGGTGGTCAGTGTTAGCCCTCGACCCCCTTATAACAAAAAGAACACAACAGAAAAAACTGTGTTTGTTTCACCCAAGGTGCAAATGCAACTTACCTGTTGCTAAAGACACTCGTTTTCAAAGCAGAAAACTTGAATTAAGAGCCCTTTCTAGCCTGTGTCCTATCACGCAATGAGAGAAAATATCGTCGCAGAGGTGGTGGCGTAGTTGGTGCGGTAACCTTGGTAACAAACGAACTGGGAAAAAAATCCGTTCCGTCACCTTCGCAGGAGGTGTTGATCTTCGTATGCTAATAACCTAGATACCTGCTGCGCGTGTATATCAGTGATTGTCGATACAAAATGTTCGAAAGCTCATATGGACGAAATCGTGCCCCAGATGGCGgtaaatatcaaaatacttaTATCGAACTCGGTCTACCTTACCACATTTGCGCGATACGCTACGGGAAAAATTAATATTTGTAGGCGTGGTCTTTTTTTCAGGATCCTTATATTCCCCCTTCCTTTGTGACAGTCAATTTTGAATGCTTAGCGCTAGTCCTATTGTAAAGTGTCAGTTTTGCATGCTGACCTGAAATCTTATTCTAAGGTGCAGTCACTTATCATGCTGATCGCATATCTTATTCTAAGGTGCAGTAAATTTTACATGCTGACCCCAAATTCTATTCTAAGAGATGATTTGTACGCTGACCTCAAGTTATGCAAAATGTGCATACTTATCACTTATGCTATCACAAAGCAGCCAAATCTGAATGCTGATCACAAATCGTTTAAAAAAGTTGTCGATGTCATAACAGGTTGTTTTCAACTTATCATTCTATTTTGAAACTGATGTTGAGCCGCTATATTTAGAGTTAATCCTTATATAGTGGTCCTAAAGCAGAGAAAACACACTTTAAACCACATTACGGGTTGGTTCAGTTATTCCGTTGATGCCATACTGGAACAGCTATACCTGGATTTGTGAAAATTACAATACGAGCAGAGAGAATGAGACGACATCACGTTGACAGCGCAGAATATTCAGGTCCTGAAGTTAATAGTATTTATTGTACGACTTGCATCAATTCGATCGCAGGTGAAAAGTGACAGTCGACTAGTTTAACGCGAAACATACCCTTTTACAAAAGTGAGAAGTTCTCTGCATTGAGCAAATGAAAAAACAAAGGAGCCGTCATGACGACTTCGGTACTAAGACAATACGTAAGTGATTCAAGTCGTCACGAGTCAACACCACTCGCTGTGGAAATCTACAGTTTCATTCAAGGATACGTCATCCCTGTGATTCTTCTTATTGGTATCATGGGAAACGGCCTCTCCCTGTTAGTCTTCATCAGGACCAGGAAACGCGCCGATGCAGCAGTCCAGTACCTCAGCACCCTCGCAATCTCCGACACAGGGTTTATCATTTTCCTTGGATTGACGTACTGGATGACATATGGCCTTTCCTACGTGACTGGTGGTGCCCATTCGTATCAGCTGGTCACTCACTCGAATGCATCGTGTAAAATCATGGGGTTTCTAAGACACGTGTGGGAAATTGCTTCAGCGTGGGCTATAGTTGCTTTCACTTTAGAACGAGTTTACATCGTGTGGTTCCCTTTAAAACGGGCAGACATAACTACAAGAAAACGAACGGTTATAATAATGGCAATTTGGTCATTGTCTGCCTGTCTGAGTATCCATCGATTGGTTCTAAATCAAGTGTTCAGAGAATCCTCTTCGGCGTCTTGCTCATACAATACCCCGCTGACAGTCACGTTTTCGATGCTTATGTACGACATTACCGTTTATAACTATCTTCCGTGCTTCCTCATATTTGTTGCGAATATTCTGATCCTCTGTGGGATACGACGGGCAACTGTATCGATGGATTCTAAAATTGTGAATTcgagaaaacaaacaaatgataGTCGTTTGATTGTGTCTCTGCTGTTTATCTCAACTCTGTATGTCGTGTTCATGACACCAGTGTCCGTGTCGGTCACGCACTATCTCCACTATTTAAAATCTACAGAAATCGTAGACCCGAAATATCTAAAACTTCTGTTCTACGTCTTAACGTATCTTGATCAGTTCAATTTGCTGAATTATTGCTTCAATTTCGTCATATATGGGTGTACCTTACCATTTTACCGGAAAGAAGTGTATAAAATGATGTCACTGCGCATGTGCACAGCTGTTGATAAAGTAAGAGGAGCAGCTACAAGGTCAACAACAGTGGGGTCATTCGAAATTAGACGCAGGGACAAATTCCAACAATTTAACGACCAAGGTGACTCAACTTTGATGAATCAGTCAAAGTGACAGCGGATAAAATGTGTGAAACCATGTATTTTCTCACCTATCTCCCGCCCGTCCCCTACACACACACGGGAACGCCCGCTTTTGCAAACGGGCCTCCAATTTACCCTTCGTTGGTTACGTAAGGGTAAATGCCAGTCGATTTACGCTTCTCGGGGGCACAAGGTGTTATTAAGTAAGACTGGGCAGACCAAGACTATGCTGGTTGGTTAGCACGTGACACTAGTGAGATTCGGGCGAGTAGGAACTACGTAACTGTATGCATTACTTAGGCGCAACAcctatttctttcaccttttctATCCTGTTGATTTCAGAGGTGTTTTCCCCAATCTCTACACTACCATTATTTTGCAAGAATGTCATAATGGCAAGGAAGGGACGGGAAAGGTGCATTGACTGCGCTGCAGTCTTTTTAAGCTGACCTCCGCTGTGTAATGCTCCATTCATTATATGTAATTCATTGCTCCATTCGACTTCGTGTGAAAGTAGTACAAAACATCAGTCTATTTTAGAGCAGATGGAAAAAAGTGTCTCCCTGTAGTCGTATATAGTTTTGATAAATAAAGCAGGCGGTAATACAGCACACCATAACAAGTTGGTTCTATTTATTGGTTCTATGTATATGTTGGCAGAGGATGCCTAACTGAATGTCTAATGCTGACAAGAGTGAAGGTTAACAGATTAAGGGAACAAGCGCAGACCAAAAGATCTTCCATGTTGCGAGGCAGGATAGTCTTATTGAGAAGGCACCATTTTCAGTCCCTGTTCTTCAACACAGTTATCTATGATTTTTACTTAAATACGATTTCACTTAAAATATGCCCGATGGAGATTGAAATATACAGTAGGTATGCTTAGTACTTGGGCAAATCAAATCACTCTCACATAATGTCGAACCTTGGTTCTCCCATAACTATGGATATGGTATTCGGGACTAATAAGAGCACTAAATTTTACGCAGGAGTGCATCTAAATGTGTCTGTCATCAAAACATGTTGTGACGTCTGTTGTTGATACTCTGTTTCTCAATATCATAAAGCTACAGGCTTGTATCGTTTCTATGTAACCAAAGCAACGAAGGAACAAGTCAACATGGTGTACAGCAATGGCACGTCCATAGCATTCACTGTGTCTGCACCTTTTCAGGGGACACTTTCTGAGACTCACGTCCCATCTTCAGCTTTGGTGTTGGAGATCTATAATCTGATTCTAGGATACGTTATACCAAGCATTTTGCTTATTGGGATAATGGGCAACAGCCTCTCTCTTGTTATCTTCATCAGGACGAGGAAACGCGCCGATGCAGCAGTCCAGTACCTCAGCACCCTTGCAATCTCTGACACGGGGTTTATTGTGACCCTTGGAGTGGCGTTTTGGATGGCAGATGGGCTGGCTTACGTCACTAACGGTGCCGTATCGTATAACTTATTAACATATTCAAATGCAACATGCAAGCTGATTGGCTTTGCAAGACACGTGTTAGAAACTGCATCTGCATGGGCTATTGTTGCTTTCACCCTTGAAAGGGTTTACATCGTGTGGTTCCCTTTAAGGCGGGCAGACATAACTGCAAGAAAGCGAACATTTATGATAATCGCAATTTGGGTCACGTCTATTTGTCTGAGTGTCCATCGTTTGTTTCTAAATCACGTCTTCAAGGAGTCAGCCTTGACAACATGCTACTACAACACGCCTTTCAGCATCACCTTTTGGATCGGTGTTTTCGACGTGACCGTACATAATTATATGCCATGCTGCTTCATTGTCATTGCCAATATTCTCATTCTCTTTGGAATTCGACGAGCGAAGATGTCTTTAGGTTTGAAATCTTCGAGAAAGGAAAATATTAATGGTCGTTTGGTTGTGTCATTGCTGTTAGTCTCAACCCTTTACGTCATGTTCATGACTCCCGTCAGCGTGTCTGGCACGAACTATCTCTACTACCTTAAAACAGCAAATGTTGTTGATCCAAAATATCGTGAAACCCTTTACTTCATCCTCATTTTCCTTGATCAGTACAGTTTGTTGAATTATTGCACTAATTTCATCGTTTATGGTTGCACATTACCTTTTTACCGGAAGGAAGTGTACGATTTGCTCTCCCTGCGCATGCATTCGCAGTCGCCCGGTTTCTTAGGGAGTCCCGATGCGTGAGAGACCCCTTCTCGTAAGGACAGTAATGCAGTTGTGCAGTAGAGAAGAAAGTCCACccccattaaaaacattttaagcAATAACATCATGCTGCAGACTGTAAATCTTGGAGTTATGAACCTAGTGATTTTAATGCTAACTACAATGCCTGTTCCTCGAGAGGTGGCTCAAAATAACTTAGGGCTGCAATCATGGTAGTGGATGtcaaagaaacattttgttttctcGATTTATCAGGATCTATTTTAGAACAAATCATTCAACTTTGAGCAAAAATAGCATATATACCATAAATAGAGACCGTCGTATAGCGTGCTGCAGAAGGCAATGTCAAGGTGTATTCGATATGCAAAGCATCGGTCATGTAGGTCTTGAAGTTTCGCTGAAGAGCGAAGgatttttgtcaaaattatCAGTCATTTTCAGTACATCTGCATCTTGACTTAGTTAATAAGGAGTCCGTGTTCATTCTGATTACGAGACATATGTGCGAGGCTGGCACATGTTCAAATCACGTCCAATTCTCCTGCTGATGGTAACTAAACCTCAATGGCTACGATTTGATTCTGCAACCTGGCTTAGATTTCTCGAATTTCGGAAAGGCCTCGGCAGATTTGATGATCGAATCAACGAGAATGTTATAAATTGCTTAACATTCGAATCACACTATGGATAAAGGTGCAAGACTATCTTAAATGTCTGAACATATCAAGCCCGCGACTAATGTCCTGCGGAAAAACATGTAGTATTTAGTATTTAACGCGGCTTTAATTGCGAACATCAGCAGAAATGATGACGACAATTGGCCTATTTAACCTTGGCACGGAAGTTGGAAGTAGTTCTGTCTCGTCGTTCTATCTCGTCGGGGCCATCTACAATTCTATTGTGGGCTACATCATCCCTGTGATTCTTCTTATTGGTATCATGGGGAATACCCTCTCCCTTGTAATCTTCATCAGGACCAGGAAACGCGCCGATGCAGCAGTCCAGTACCTCAGCACCCTTGCAATCTCCGACACAGGGTTTATCACTACACTTGGAGCTGCATATTGGTTGAAAGACGGTCTTGCGTACGTCACAGATGGCGCCATTTCCTTCGATTTGTTAACATACTCAACTGCAACATGCAAACTGATAGGCTTTGCACGGCACGCGTTGGAATTTGCGTCCGCATGGGCCATTGTTGCTTTCACCCTGGAAAGGGTTTACATCGTGTGGTACCCTTTAAGGCGGGCAGACATTACAGCAAGAAAGCGAACTGTTATAATAATCGCAATTTGGGTCATGTCTGCCTGTCTGAGTATCCATCGATTGGTTCTAAATCACATTGAGACAAATCTCTCGGCATCAAGCTGCTATTACAACACACCAACGGCTGTGACTTTTATAATCCTTATTTTTGACATAATTGTTTTTAGCTATCTTCCTTGTTTATTCATACTCATTGCCAACATTCTTATTCTCTTTGGGATTCGAAAAGCGAAGGCAAAGATGATGTCACAAGTCCTAACCTCGAAAAACGAACACCAGGATGGGCGTTTGGTTATATCTTTGTTGTTAGTCTCGACGCTTTACATAGTGTTTATGACGCCCGTCAACGTGTGCGCTACGCACTACTTTTACTACCTTAAGTCAACAAGAATTTTAGATGCAAGCTATCGTGAAATGCTCTTCTACATTCTAACCTTTCTTGATCAGTACAGTTTGCTTAATTATTGTTCCAATTTTATTATTTACGGCTGCACTTTACCATTCTACCGGAAGGAAGTATACAGTATTTTGTCACTTGGCATGCGTGCTGTTGGTTATCATGGTAGCGATGTGTCGATGCAACGGGGTACCCGTCATGCGTAATGGGGTCGTACTGTATATAAAGCTTGGCTAGTAGGCGAACTATCCTGCGG comes from Lineus longissimus chromosome 15, tnLinLong1.2, whole genome shotgun sequence and encodes:
- the LOC135499631 gene encoding rhodopsin, GQ-coupled-like, which encodes MMTTIGLFNLGTEVGSSSVSSFYLVGAIYNSIVGYIIPVILLIGIMGNTLSLVIFIRTRKRADAAVQYLSTLAISDTGFITTLGAAYWLKDGLAYVTDGAISFDLLTYSTATCKLIGFARHALEFASAWAIVAFTLERVYIVWYPLRRADITARKRTVIIIAIWVMSACLSIHRLVLNHIETNLSASSCYYNTPTAVTFIILIFDIIVFSYLPCLFILIANILILFGIRKAKAKMMSQVLTSKNEHQDGRLVISLLLVSTLYIVFMTPVNVCATHYFYYLKSTRILDASYREMLFYILTFLDQYSLLNYCSNFIIYGCTLPFYRKEVYSILSLGMRAVGYHGSDVSMQRGTRHA